The Bubalus bubalis isolate 160015118507 breed Murrah chromosome 21, NDDB_SH_1, whole genome shotgun sequence genome segment tttccagcatcagcatctttccCAATGAggcagctttttgcatcaggtggccaaagtattggagcttcagcttcagcatcagtccttccaatgaatattcagggttgatttcctttaggattgactagtttgatctccctgctgtccaaaggactctcaagagtcttttccagcaccacagtttgaaagcatcaattcttcggccttctatacagtcaaactctcacatccgtacactgactactagaaaaaccatagatttgactatatggacctttgtcagcaaagtgaagcttcctctttttaatatgctgtccaggtttagATCTTGGAATGCTGGATCTTAAAAGCTCATGAGGCTTTCTTTCCACCTACTGGAAATCTGAGCTGGACCACTGTATGGCCTGGAGCATGGGAACAATTCCTCTAGGAAGCAGAGATTCTCcagcaaagagggaaaaaataaaatgcaaaccaGCAAGCCAATGTTTCCATTTCAAAGCTGATCAACTCCAGAAGCACCAATGACAAAGACGATCTGGGGGCCACATCAACGTTTATGAATTATTCCAATTAAATATTCAAGTGATTTTAggaaaaattctggaaaatagtCAAGTCTGAGCAAGAATCCACTTGATTTCATCATGATTAATGACACTGATATAAAAGGACTGTATGAAGAGCTTCCCGCCTTTTCAATGTCTGTACTGGTCAGAAGCCAGAACTCTCGGCTGCTCAACGGACCAAGCCTACACTGCACTGCTTAGAAGGCCAGATGGTGTAGCAAGCAAGATAAGAACAGTTTAAGATCCCTTCTTTAAGAAGGTTGGCACCAACCTTTAAACCAACTTTAATCAATCTTCAAAACCATTTGCTAGTCATCTCAGCTGAAATTTCtgaaacaaatctttttttttttttttcctttctccagcaaAGCACTGAAGCACTGAAACCCAGAGGGCAGGCAAATAACACACTTCTGGATGAGTTTCACATGACTGTGATGAATCCAGACAACACGACAAGAGAATCTTTCCTGAAAGTCCCATTGCAGACTGTATCAGAGTCAGAATAAATGGTGAGGATATCACCTGGAAACATTTCGGATCAAGTCACTAAACTGAAACAAGCAGACAAGTGTGACCCGGAAAATTTCAAACTGCAGACTGGCTGCCAGTGGCATCTATGGAAATTACTGTTACCACAGTGAAACCCGATGGTGCACACGGCACAGCAACAGGCCTGCGTTCAGAGATGGGAGCTGGTGATACACAGTCACCACTCATTTCTATTTGTGGCTGTGACAGCTTTTACATCCTTTTCCGTGGAGACGCAGTATCAATCACGGAAACATTAGTGCTGAGAAGCTGGACAGCCAATCAGCACTGGGGGTCTATACTGGGCCTCTAGGGAAAGAGAGTTGAAAACGGCAGATGTTTCATACCCACCTTGGCCTGCATTACTctctttttagggcttccctggtggctcagatggtaaagcgtctgcccgcaatgtgggagacctgggttcgatccctgggctggaaagatcccctggagaaggaaacagcaacccactccagtattcttgcctggaaaatcccatggacagagaagctggtaaactatagtccatggggtcgctaagagtcagacacgactcagcaacttcactttcttttctttctagtatttttaaaattctgactttttttttaattatagttgctttataatgttgtgttaacttctattgtacagcaaagtcaatcagctatatatacacacatattccccccaccccagcttttgggtttccttcccctttaggtcaccacagagctttgagtagagttccctgtgatttCTAGTAAGATCTCATTAGCATTTTACACATAGTATAAAAATCTCAGTCTCTCAAATTCACCCCTCTGTTCCCCCTTGGTATCTATGGGTCCCTTCTCTATGGCTGTGTCTCTACTGCTGCTTGGCAAATAAGATGATCTATGCtgattttttcagattccacatatgtgcattaatatacaatatttgtttttctctttctgacttacttcactgtgtgtgacagtctctaggttcagctatgtctctacaaatgacccaattttgttccttcttatggctgagtattccactgtatatatatacattacatcttctttatccacttacctgctgatggacatttaggttgcttccatatcctggctattgtaaacagtgctgcagagaACATTGGGGTGCCATgcatttttgaattatgtttttcttcgggtatgcctaggagtgggattgaaaTTCTGAAATCTTTCATATCTTACCTAATGATAACTAAGGGTGGGGCCATCTTGcgattaaattttccttttcttttttttttgtctaaaacAGATCCTATAGTTTCCTTTTATCATCCATGCagtctgaactgaactgcatctattcttcatctatttgctatATAGGATATATAGACCGAGTCAGGATGCTGGTTATTCAGGACAGGCATACCAAGTAAAAAATATGTGTCTGTCTATATTTATTTGTGCTTGTATAAATATATGGTCCAAAGAGAAAAACAGCCCATAAAAAATTCCCCAAAGTCATTATGGAGGTATAATAATTTAGAGCTGAAGGAACCAAGGATATCAGACAGGACACCCTTTCTTTGATTGTAAGTGGCACATCTGGTGGCACCTCAGTGGAGAACATTAAGAATGCAGGCTGCTGGGCACCATGACTAGAGATTGGGATTCGCCTGGTCTGGACTAGGGTCTCATCGACTCTAAAGCAGCTGGGCCATGGACTGGCACTTGGGAACCACTGATCCAAGTGAAATACTTAGTGCCAAGTTATTAAAGCTTTCAGGCCTGGCTTTCCCATTTTAATGGCCAGGTGCTATTTATTATAACATAATAAGATCCTGAGAGGAGAACAGAAGTCCACAGGACAGGCTAACTGAAGAAAACACATACAAAGCGGCAAAACTGAGAGTAGGAGATGGTCACATTTGCAAAATTGCTTCTTCCCCTCTGGTCGGTTATTAGAAGTGTTGCCATGGTGATGGGAAGAGGGCAGAACTAGAGGTTTGTGAAAGGGGTTGCAAATTGGAGAGGGCTTAACCTACAGAAACCTTTGTTGAAATGATCCCTCTGAACTGGGTTGAGAGGCTCTCCTCTCATTTGGAGGTCTATCAAGTCACTAAACATTCTATTAGCCACTGTGTTTCATTCCCCCCATCACACTGGAGGGGCCCAAAGCCTTGGCTACAAAGAAACGGTGTCCTATTTGATATCCTAGCTTCCTTCAGTTCTAAATTCTTGGACTTCCAAGATgactgggtttgtttttttggttttttttttttttaatgtttttctgtttggactgtatatttatataagcacaaataaatacagacaaatattcttttttaccTGGTACACCTACTTTAAGCCTCTTTGGAGGCTTCATGCTTGTCTATAAATGTATGTAAGCATGAGCTACGGAGAGCAACACTAATGTGGGCTCTGAGAGTGCTTCTCTGCTACTCTTTTGCTCAACTTCCACACACTTTCCAAATAGGTAGCAGGAAGGCCCCTTGTGTGGCTACATGCCATTTAAACAAAGGAAGAGTCCTGGGTCTTTGAAGAAAGACATGTGAGATGGATATATTAGTATCAGAATGGATTTGAATTTTGTGGAAAAGAAATAACCACAAATAGTTTCTTTAAAGTTTCATGTTTAACTTATGTTTTGATTCACCCTTTGAATGAGGAAAGAAGATTTGAATAAACGGGGAAGAAAAAACTGAATGGGGCTCTGGAATGTCACAGCTGTAGGTGAAAGGGAGAGTCAAAACGACAGCTCATTTcctaaggacagaaatgttaaagCAGGACAAAAATTTATAAAGTTgatagtgaaggagagaaagGTCTACAAAGGTAAATTGTTATTTACATGAAACTGATAGTTATACACATGAGCGAAACAAAACTTTGATAAATTTAAACTGATTTCTTTAAAGATGCTTTTAACAATGGCACAAGATTCTTTATAATTGTGTTCTTTGCAAGGCAAGTGGTACAAGTAAGTTACAAAAACATAGTAGTTAGTATACTTATTAAGAGTGGAGTTTTACTCCCAGCTAAcgaagtccaggaccagatggcttcacaggtgcaTTCTAACAACATTTACAGAAGAGTTAACATGTCTCTTCTCAAACTACTGAGTAATATTTGGGAAGAAGGAATGCTTCTGAGCTCAtcctatgaggccatcatcacccagacaccaaaaccaggcaaagatatcacaaaaaataaaattacaggccaaaatcactgatgaaaatagatgcaaaaattctcaaacaaatttgagaaaaacaaactcaacaatacattaaaaggataacacaccacaaccaagtgggatttattccagggatgcaataCTAATTCAAAATCTGCAAACTGATCAATGTGAATACACATTaacaaatcaaagaataaaaaccatatggtcatctcaacagaggcagaaaaagcatttgacaaaactcaatatccatttatgataaagacTCTCTATAAAGTGGGTATAGAAGAAACATATGTCAAATTAATAAAGGCTATGAATGATAAgcccatagctaacatcatactcaactgtgaaaaactgaaagcatttcctctaagatcaggaacaagacaaggattccCACTCttgtcacttttattcaacacagaaCTGAAAGCCTTAAGAATCAGACaagtaaaaagaatccaaattagaaaggaagaagtataaCTGTCCCTACTTGTAGATGATATGAGGGTATATATAGACAATCCTAAAGATCCTACCAGAAAAATACTAGAAGTcatcagtgaattcagcaaagtttcagggtacaaaattaatacacataaatctGTGGCATTTCTACATTAAGGAGgcactatcagaaagagaaattaacaaaaaacCCTTTTACCTCGTTGCAGCCAAGAAAGCAACATGGGTCACCAGCACCTCTACTGGAGCCATCCGAGAAAATTCGGCCAGGGTTCTCGCTCTTGCCGGGTCTGCTCAAACCGGCACAGTCTGATCCGGAAATACGGCCTCAATATGTGCCGCCAGTGTTTCTGCCAGTATGCGAAGGACATCGGCTTCATTAAGTTGGACTAACCAAACTTCCTTAGATGGCTCATCCAGCACATCAACCTTAGGCAGAAATAATACTAGctctttgtatataaaataaaagttttcaaaacttcaaaaaaaaaaatcccatttacaatcagatcaaatagaataaaatacccATGAATAAATCTAACTAAAGAGGTTAAAGACATATACTCTGAAAACAGACATTACTGAAAGAGATtgaaaaagacaaacagaagAAAAGGTATGCCACGATCACTGACTGGAAGAATATTGTTGAAATGCTAGTACTACACAAGGTAATTTACAGATTCAGTGGAATCCCcatcaaaataccaatgacatttttcacaggacTAGAATAAACAATTCTGAAAtacatatggaaacacaaaagactcagaagagccaaaacaatcttgagaaagaataaagctggaggcatcatgctccctgatttcaaactacactacaaagctacagtcatcaaatcagtgtggcactggcacaaaaacagatatatagatgatTGGAATATaatagctcagaaataaacctgcACTTACATGGGCAATTagtctacaacaaaggaggcaagaatatacaatggggaaaacataatctcttcaataaacggtgctgagaaaactggacagctacatgaaaagaagcaaatttgactattttttcttcactgtatacaaaaataaactcaaaatggattaaaaacttaaacataagacctgaaaccataaaacttctagaaaaaaacacAGGCAGTATGCTCTctgacattggtcttagcaatattttttagaaatgtcTACTtgtgcaaaggaaacaaaagcaaaaatagacaaataggaTTACATTAAACCAgaaagcttttgcagagcaaaggaaactatcaacaaatggaaaggcagcctactgaatggaGGAAGATATTTGTGAagaatatatctgataaggagctaatatccaaaataaagaaagaactcatacaattcaacacTCCAAAAAACTTCCAATAAAAAATGGGTAGATCTGAATTttagatctgaatagacatttttccaaaaaagatgtacagatggccagcaggtacatgaaaagatcaacatcatcagggaaatgaaaataaaaaccatgagaTACtatctcacacctgttagaatggttattatcaaaaagacagccaataacaagtgttggcaaggatgtggagaaaagagaaccctcatgcattgttggtgggaatgtaaattggtgcatccactatgaaaaacagtatggagattcctcaataaaactaaaaacagaaatacaatacaatccagcaattccactactgggtctttatccagagaaaaccaaaacACTAATTTCAAAAGACatatgcatccctatgttcaccacagcattatttacaatagtcaagatacacAAGCACCCTAAATGCCcactgataaatgaataaagaagatgtgatacgtagacacacacccacatgtgctcacacacagacatacagtgggatattactcagctgtaagaagaatgaaatcttgccatttgtgacaatacgTATGAACTGAGAAGGTATCATTCCAACCGAAGTCAGTCaggtagagaaaggaaaatactcTATGATTTCACCTATATGTAAAATCTAAGGAAAAAATGacttaacaaaatagaaacagacctaTACGTACAGAGAACAAAGCTAGATTCCAGAGGGGAAGGAGGCTTGGGGGGGAGGGTGGTtaggaattaagaggtacaaactttcagttgcaAGATAAACAAGTCAGGGGTATGATATGTACAATGAGGAGAATATGGTCAATTATTATGTTATGtctttgtaaaaaaataattttttaaaagacagcaaaaaaaaacaaagtaagagGGAGTTTTAAATTAGCTGAATTTGAGTTAGGAACCAAGGCTTGGAGCATATAATGCTGGTTGCCTTCAAAGATGATCTGAGTGTAAAGAGTCACATTTCAGGACCAGGGACACAGTAGGACTGATGCCTTCAGTGACTCTGAATACTTAtcaatctctattttatttaataaataaattatttaagaaagttaataaatttcttttatttattaaataaataagtagttaGATGAGTATACCTTCATCTTCATATTATCACTAAGTTTAATGGGATtggaaattacaaaaatatttcttagtgTTAGCTGATGTTTCTTGGGGACAGactaaaaaaatacaagaaacagTATCGTAAACTGAAATACTTTTTCCCTTCTGTAAAGAAGTTACAACCACTAATgacagaaaatgtaagaaaattacAGCCTGTAAGGTATATAAGCAAAGGACTGTTTTGTTAAGGAGTACTGTGCATAATGCTGACCTACACCACAGAAGTTAGTGATGACGAACCAGGCGTGTCCTGGAGGCGCAAGGGATCTAAGACTGCTGTATGTCACACATGTGAGGacagaagggaagtgaaagttgctccatggaattttccaggccagaatactggaatgggtagccattcccttctccaggggatgttcccaacccagggatcgaacccaggtctcccacattgtaggaagattcttcaccatgtgagccaccacggaagtctaggagtactggagtgggtagcctatcccttctccagtggaacttcccaatccaggaatcaaactggggtctcctgcattgcaggtggattctttaccagctgagctgcagagCTGCATGGTGTACACGTAAGGACAGAAAGGATGATTTGGTCTTTGAATAGCACACAACTTTCTtgtctgaaattatttattttagatattttttaaatgtccattCAAAGCTTCTCAAgcaatatggggaaaaaaaggaacccaTACAAAAAATGGTCTAATTCTTGTAAAGAAATATTTCACCAGAAAAttagagggggtggggggaacaccCTGTAAGCCTGTTCTAGAAcaaggcagacagagaaagagaaagagacaggaaggcagagagagaggaagcgAGAGAGAGAGGTAGGGAGGCTGAGGAGAGAAAGAGATGCTATAAGGAGACAAGAGGGAACCACTTCTGCCAGCTGACTGCAGAGCATTTGCCACAAAAATGGTGAGCCTGTCCTCCACCCAGACTCCCTCAGCTCTccagggaggccaggcagggAAGGTGAGTGGGAGAATCAGGGCTCAGCTCCCTCCCCTGCAACCCTCAGAGTACCAGCCTCAGGCACTCCCAGCAGGACCCCAGTACCAGGAAAACCCCCACAATAAGGAAACTGCCTCTGGAGGAAGATACTTTCTGTCCAAAAGAAAAAGAGCTCTGGGAAAATAACATGCAGTAAGGGGTCCTCCTTAAGTTTAAAGCTGGTAAGAAAACATACCAGAAAATGAAGGTGAGAGAACTTCAACTCCCTGGAACATTCTCCACTGTCCCTAGGGTTCAGCTGACGGAGCTGTCAGGGGAGTGTCCTATGGATGTGGGTCCCCTGTTGCTTCTGAACAAGCAAGAAGCCACTTCTACCAGCTCTCAAGAAGGAGTCAATGCACTGAAGGTTTCAGAAGTCAGCTTGCTGGTACAGTCAGGTGTGGGGCTGGAGGCGAAACTATTGCATCCCAAAGCCACTCTACAGATGCCTGTGGGCTGCCCCTTCTTTGGCCAGGCTGCTAACTCCCCCAGGTTAGGTTCCTAGCGTTTGTACTTACAGAGCCTGGCGATGGGTGGGCCAGGCAGGGTGGGGTCTCCAGGCAGACCACTAGAGGGCTTTTTCTAAAGATCTTACTCATTTTATTACATATGAAAAGTTGTCCTGCATTAATTATACCCTGATATGTACCGAACAATGATGGCTGGATAAAGTCTCTCCCATTATTATCAACATTACAGAATTTGAAACGAGGAGGAAACATGGTGGTTGAAGAATAATGACCCTTGCTAAAGGAGCCTTCAAAccgaactgctgctgctgttcagtcgctaagccgtgtctgactcttggcaaccccatggactgaagcacgccaggcttccctatccttcaccatttcctggagtttgctcaaacccatgctCATTGTgtgaatgatgccatccaaccatctcatcctctgttatatcgtgattttttttccctcatctttAAATTTCTGGTTTTCAGGCATGTTATgtccataataaaaaataaaactgacattgTTTTGACAGACTCTCTGTAGAGgctggaggcgggggaggggatcAGGAATAAGCACGGCGTTCACCCCGCTCTGCTGCTGGTAGGGCCTGGGTGAAGAAGGGGGCTCCTCACTTTCCCTGTtccagggggtggggatgggagaaggGCTGATATCTGAGGGCAGAGCAACACCAACTACCCTTTCCAGGACAGGaaaaagtacacacacatacacatacacgtgCACAGATGCAAGCACATCGTGTACACGCATGGAACTGTGAGGTCTTGAGACCCAGAATTCACCACCATTATCA includes the following:
- the LOC102394888 gene encoding 40S ribosomal protein S29-like, which encodes MGHQHLYWSHPRKFGQGSRSCRVCSNRHSLIRKYGLNMCRQCFCQYAKDIGFIKLD